Below is a genomic region from Actinomadura sp. NAK00032.
ACGCCCGCCGCGCTGCCGCCCTCGGTGTAGTGGACCTCCGACAGCGTCAGCGTCTGGTTGGGGGCGATGACCAGGCCGCTGCCGAGCCCGGCGACCAGCAGCGGCCCCGCCGTGGCCCACGCCACGCCCGGGCCCGGCCGCAGCTCGACGGCCAGCCACGCGGCGCCGAGGCCGATCAGCACCAGGACCAGCCCGGCCGCGACGAGCGGCCGCCCGTAGCGCGTCACGACCCGGCCGCCGGCCGCCGAGGCGAGCCCGGACCCGACCGCGAACGGCGTGATCGCGACGCCCGCGCCGAGCGCGCTGTAGCCGAGGTCGTTCTGCAGGTAGAGGGTGAAGATGAAGAAGACCGCGGTGAACCCGGCGAAGTACAGCAGCGCGATCGCCGAGCCGAGCGCGTAGGAGCGCAGCCGGAACAGCTTCAGGTCCACCATCGGCGTCCGCGCGCGCCGCTCCCACCAGGCGAACACGGCGATCAGCGCGGCGCCGGCGAGGACGAGCAGCCATTTCAGGCCGCTGTGCCACTGCCGCTCCTGCACGAACGGCAGCAGCACGCACACGACGCCCGCGCCGAGCAGGAGCACGCCGAACGGGTCGAGGCCCTGCTGCTCGCCGTAGATCGGGGCGGGCAGCAGCCGCCATGCCAGGAACAGCGCGGCCACCCCGACGGGGACGTTGACGTAGAACACCCACCGCCAGCCCTCCGCGTCGCCGCCGAGGGCGATCAGCCCGCCGCCGAGCAGCGGCCCGACGGCGGTCGCGACGCCGATGACGGCGCCGAGCGCGCCGAACGCCCGGCCCCGCTCCGCGCCCTGGAACAGCTGCTGGATGAGGCCCGCGACCTGCGGGTTGAGGATGCCGCCCGCGACGCCCTGCACGAGCCGGGCGAGGACGAGCAGCAGGATCGTCGGCGCCAGCCCCGCGCCCGCGCTCGCCACCGTGAACAGCGCGAGGCCCGCCATGAACACCGCGCGGCGGCTGCGGGCGTCGCCGAGCCGCCCCGCCGGGACCAGGACGAGCCCGAACGTCAGCGCGTAGCCCGACAGGATCCACTGCAGCTGCGCGTCGGAGGCGTCCAGCCCCGACCGGATCGACGGCAGCGCCACGTTGACGATGCTGACGTCCAGCAGCGTCATGAACGCCGCGACCAGGCACACCGACAGCGCCCGCCACCGGCGGCCGCCGTCCCCGTCCGGTCCCGGGTCGTCCGCGGGTCGTGTCCGCACTGCGGGGTCCTGTCCGCAGATCACCGGATGAAACACGGGGCGGCGGCGGCCCCGCCGCCCGGCTGTGCCACAGTGGCCGGATGACCGACCTGGCCCCGGGGACCGGCCCCGACGAACTGCTGTGCTCCGCCAAGGGCTGCCGCGCCGCCGCCGTGTGGGCGCTCCGCTGGAACAACCCGAAGATCCACACGCCGGACCGGCGGAAGATCTGGCTGGCCTGCGGCGAGCACCGGGAGAGCCTGTCGGCGTTCCTGTCCCGCCGCGACTTCCTCAAGGACGTCGTGCCGGTCGCCGACCGCGACGCGCCGCCGCCGGCGGGCTAGGCGCCGCCGGCGGGCTGGGCGTCGTCGAGGACGGGCTCCCCCGCCGGGCCGGGCACCTCCGGCTCCGGCGCCCGCTCCCGCCAGGCCTCGGCCATCTCGGTGAGCCGGGCGGCGGCGTCCCGCGCGGGCGCGCCGCGCCCGACCGCGAGGCCCAGCAGGTACGCCGTCAGCGGCGCGCCGGGCCGCGCGACGCCGTGCGCGACGTCGCGGGCGAGGTCCAGGATGAGGCCCTGGTCGATGTCGCCGCGCTCCAGCCCCAGTTCGAGGCACGTCGCGTTGATCCAGTCCTCCAGCACCGACATGGCTCCCCCTTCACGCATGGTCACGACGACACCTGCCCACTCTCGCACGGTCAAAGCAGGCGCTCGGCGGCGGCCAGCTCCTCGGGGGTGTCGCAGTCGTACCAGGCGGGGCGCGTGCCCGCCGGCAGCGCGACCGCGGCCGGGCCCAGCGGCCCGAGGACGCCGCGCAGGGACGCGCCGCCGTAGCCGTCCAGGGCGGTGCGCAGCGCCTCCGCCCGCCAGCAGCCGGCGAGCCACTGCTCGCGGCCCTGCCCGTCCAGCAGCACCGCGCCGGGCCGCTCCGCCGTCGCGGCCAGCAGCCGGGCGACGTGGGCGGGGCGCAGGAACGGCAGGTCGGCGGCCAGCAGCGCCAGCCGCGGCGCGCGGACCTCGGCGAGGCCGGCGCGCAGGGCGGGCACCGGGCCAGCGCCGGGCGGGTCCTCGCGGACGACGACCGCGCCCGGCAGGACGTCCCGCCGCGGCCCCACCACGATCAGCCTGGAGGCGCCGGCCGCCGCGGCCGCCGTCCACTCGACGAGCGCGCGGCCGCCGACCCGCGCGGCGGGCTTGTCGGCGCCGAACCGGCGGGCCCGGCCCCCGGCGAGCAGGACCGCGTCGAACTCCACTCAGCCGCCGATCGCCGACATGGGGCGGGCGGGCTGCAGGAACGACGGGTCGTCGATGCCGTGCCCGGCGCGCTTGGCCCGGACGGCCGCGCGCCACCGCTCGGCCAGCTCGGCGTCGGTGGCGCCGCCGCGCAGCGCGTCCCGCAGGTTGGACTCCTCGGTGGCGAACAGGCAGTTGCGGACCTGCCCGTCGGCGGTGAGCCGCACCCGGTCGCAGGCGCCGCAGAACGGCCGGGTCACCGAGCCGATCACGCCGACCGTCGCGGGGCCGCCGCCGACCAGGAACGACTCGGCGGGGGCGCTGCCCCGGTCGTGCGCCGCGTCGGGGGCCAGGTCGAACGCCGCCGACAGCCGGTCCAGGATCTCGTCCGCGGTGATCATGTCGTCGCGGGTCCAGCCGTGCTGGGCGTCCAGCGGCATCTGCTCGATGAACCGCAGCCGGTAGCCGTGCTCCAGGCAGAACCGCAGCAGCGGCACGGCCTCGTGGTCGTTGACCCCGCGCATCAGCACCGCGTTGATCTTCACCGGCTCCAGCCCGGCGGCGCGCGCGGCGGCCAGGCCCTTCAGGACGTCGGCGAACCGGTCGCGGTGCGCGAGCCGCTTGAACGTGGCGCGGTCGAGGGTGTCGAGGGAGACGTTCACCCGGTCCAGGCCCGCCTCGGCCAGCGGCCCCGCCAGCCGGTCCAGGCCGATGCCGTTGGTGGTGAGGGAGATCTGCGGGCGCGGCGACAGCTCCGCCGTCGCCGCGACGATGCCGGGCAGGCCGCGCCGCAGCAGCGGCTCGCCGCCGGTGTAGCGGACCTCGGTGACGCCGAGGTCGCGGACGGCGAGGCCGACCAGCCGGACCACCTCGTCGTCGGTGAGCAGCTCCGGCTTGGGCAGCCAGTCCAGCCCCTCGGGCGGCATGCAGTAGGAGCACCGCAGATTGCAGCGGTCGGTCAGCGAGACCCGCAGGTCCGTCGCGGTACGGCCGAAGGTGTCGACCAGCACGGGCGCCCCTTCCTGCTGGCCGGCGGCCGGGTTCGCGGCCCGCCGGAGGTTGCGGTCGGTCCCACCAGCCTATTGCGGCATTTGACGATCCGGCGCATCGCGTTGGACTGTGACGTTCTGTCCAGCACCAGGGAGGCCGGAGTGACGACGGTACGCGAGTGGGAGTTCGCCGGGACGCGGGGCGCGGTCACCGCCCGGATCTGGGCGGACGGCGAGCCGCGCTACGTCGCGGTGCTGGTGCACGGCTACGGCGAGCACCTCGGCCGCTACGACCACGTCGCGGACGTCCTCGTCCGGCACGGCGCGGTCGTGTGCGGCCCCGACCACATGGGCCACGGCCGGTCCGCCGGCGACCGCGTGCTGATCGAGGACTACGAGGACGTCGCCGCCGACCTGCACACGGTCGTGGAGTCGGCGCGCGGCGACCACCCCGGCCTGCCCGTCGTCGTGATCGGGCACTCGATGGGCGGGTTGATCGCGGCCCGGTACGCGCAGCTGCACGGCGCCGGGCTCGCCGCGCTGGTGCTGTCGGGGCCGGTGCTCGGCCGCTGGCACGCCGTGGACGAGCTGCTGCCCCTCGCGGAGATGCCGGACGCGCCCATCGACACCTCCACGCTGTCGCGCGACCCCGCCGTGGGCGAGGCGTACACCGCGGACCCGCTGGTCTGGCACGGCCCGTTCAAGAAGACCACCATCGTGGCCCTCGACGCGGCCCTGCGCCGCGTCAACGAGCACGGCTCGCTCGGCGCGCTGCCGGTCCTGTACGTGCACGGCGGCGCCGACGAGCTCGTCCGGCCGGGCGACACCCGCACCGGCATCGAGGCGATCCGCGGCGCGGGCCTCACCGAGCGCCTCTATCCGGGCGCCCGCCACGAGGTGTTCAACGAGACCAACCGCGACGAGGTCCTCGCCGACGTCACCGCCTTCATCGACCGCGCCCTCGGCTCCGTCCGGTCCTGAGGGCGCGCTCCGGTGCACAAAACCCTGGCCAACCTGCTGGTTTGCCGGGAACCCGGCACCGGGACGGGCGCCGCGCGGACATCATTCCCCTTGACGTACACGACTTCGTCAAGGAGGGGAGCCACCCGCCGTGGTCAACTCTGTCGCGCTGGAGGACTTCGCCGGCGGCACCGACGACGAGCGCCTCACCCGCGCGCTGTCGTACGCCGCCGCGCAGACCTACAAGCCCGTCATCATGCTCGCGCAGCCCCGGCAGTACTCCTTCCGGCGGACGCGGATGATGTACAACGGGTTCGCGCTCGCCGGGCCGCCCGCGTCCGGCAGCGAGTTCCGCTACAACGGCAAGGTCAAGATCAACACGCGGGACTCGGGGTGGCTGGACATGTCCGGCTCCCAGCTGAAGGGCGTCTCGATCCGCGACCTGTCCTTCGAGGGCGACTCCAAGTCCACCTTCTTCGTGGACAAGACCCACACCCAGACCGTGCTGTGGGCGTCGCACCTGCACAACCTCGGCTTCTCCCTGTTCAAGCACGTCATCTGGGGCGCGCACACGGCGGTGACGTTCTCGGGCTACTGGGACGTCAACAACTGCTACGACACCGAGTTCAAGCTGTGGGGCAGCGACAACAACTACTGGCCCGACGGGATGCTGCTCGACTCCCCCCACCACCCGCCCGGTGAGCGCTACCACCTGTGGCTGCCGAACCTGAGCAAGTCCAACGTGGGGCCGGTGTACGTGACCGGCAAGCACCAGGTGACGCCGATGCGGATCGACGGCGGCCGCGGCCTGATCGTGTCCGGCGCCCGCCTGGAGGCCCAGGCCGGGAACCCCACCTACGGATCGCAGCTCATCATCACCGGCGGCAAGTTCATCAGGCTGCGCGACCTGTTCTTCTTCAACGGCATGTCCGACCCCGGCGCGCTGCCGGACCCGTCCGAGCACCGCGGGACCGTCACCGTCACCGGCGGCGGCGACCTGCTGTTCGACGGCTGCATGTTCTCCGACGGCGACGGCTCGCAGACCGGCTCGACCCCGGCCGGGACGCCCGAGATCTACCTGGCGGGCGGGCGGCGGATCCGGATCCGCGACCACCAGTCCTCCAGG
It encodes:
- a CDS encoding DUF6457 domain-containing protein, with the protein product MREGGAMSVLEDWINATCLELGLERGDIDQGLILDLARDVAHGVARPGAPLTAYLLGLAVGRGAPARDAAARLTEMAEAWRERAPEPEVPGPAGEPVLDDAQPAGGA
- a CDS encoding DHA2 family efflux MFS transporter permease subunit gives rise to the protein MRTRPADDPGPDGDGGRRWRALSVCLVAAFMTLLDVSIVNVALPSIRSGLDASDAQLQWILSGYALTFGLVLVPAGRLGDARSRRAVFMAGLALFTVASAGAGLAPTILLLVLARLVQGVAGGILNPQVAGLIQQLFQGAERGRAFGALGAVIGVATAVGPLLGGGLIALGGDAEGWRWVFYVNVPVGVAALFLAWRLLPAPIYGEQQGLDPFGVLLLGAGVVCVLLPFVQERQWHSGLKWLLVLAGAALIAVFAWWERRARTPMVDLKLFRLRSYALGSAIALLYFAGFTAVFFIFTLYLQNDLGYSALGAGVAITPFAVGSGLASAAGGRVVTRYGRPLVAAGLVLVLIGLGAAWLAVELRPGPGVAWATAGPLLVAGLGSGLVIAPNQTLTLSEVHYTEGGSAAGVLQTGQRVGTAMGIAAVGAVFFAALASTRGEWATAFRHGLVVVLGFVAAALAAAVADLAAGRRLRRRAR
- a CDS encoding alpha/beta hydrolase gives rise to the protein MTTVREWEFAGTRGAVTARIWADGEPRYVAVLVHGYGEHLGRYDHVADVLVRHGAVVCGPDHMGHGRSAGDRVLIEDYEDVAADLHTVVESARGDHPGLPVVVIGHSMGGLIAARYAQLHGAGLAALVLSGPVLGRWHAVDELLPLAEMPDAPIDTSTLSRDPAVGEAYTADPLVWHGPFKKTTIVALDAALRRVNEHGSLGALPVLYVHGGADELVRPGDTRTGIEAIRGAGLTERLYPGARHEVFNETNRDEVLADVTAFIDRALGSVRS
- the moaA gene encoding GTP 3',8-cyclase MoaA; translation: MLVDTFGRTATDLRVSLTDRCNLRCSYCMPPEGLDWLPKPELLTDDEVVRLVGLAVRDLGVTEVRYTGGEPLLRRGLPGIVAATAELSPRPQISLTTNGIGLDRLAGPLAEAGLDRVNVSLDTLDRATFKRLAHRDRFADVLKGLAAARAAGLEPVKINAVLMRGVNDHEAVPLLRFCLEHGYRLRFIEQMPLDAQHGWTRDDMITADEILDRLSAAFDLAPDAAHDRGSAPAESFLVGGGPATVGVIGSVTRPFCGACDRVRLTADGQVRNCLFATEESNLRDALRGGATDAELAERWRAAVRAKRAGHGIDDPSFLQPARPMSAIGG
- a CDS encoding molybdenum cofactor guanylyltransferase translates to MEFDAVLLAGGRARRFGADKPAARVGGRALVEWTAAAAAGASRLIVVGPRRDVLPGAVVVREDPPGAGPVPALRAGLAEVRAPRLALLAADLPFLRPAHVARLLAATAERPGAVLLDGQGREQWLAGCWRAEALRTALDGYGGASLRGVLGPLGPAAVALPAGTRPAWYDCDTPEELAAAERLL